In Scomber japonicus isolate fScoJap1 chromosome 7, fScoJap1.pri, whole genome shotgun sequence, one genomic interval encodes:
- the dohh gene encoding deoxyhypusine hydroxylase, which translates to MASVEQVTAVGQVLVDQSLDLTQRFRALFTLKNLGGIEAVEWISKAFTDESALLKHELAYCLGQMQDRHAIPALTAVLKDTQQEPMVRHEAGEALGAIGDPVVLDLLKEYSQDPVVEVAETCQLAVCRLEWLQSKGDKQLEDGSTDKNPYCSVDPAPPAVRKSVSELRSILLDESLPLFERYRAMFALRNLGNKEAVLALGDGLQCSSALFRHEIGYVLGQMQHPAAVPALRAALELSDENPMVRHEAAEALGSIGKEECLTVLQQYRGDKERVVKESCEVALDMLEYENSDQFQYADGLVRLQG; encoded by the exons ATGGCCAGTGTGGAGCAGGTGACAGCAGTAGGACAGGTTCTGGTGGACCAGAGTTTGGACCTGACTCAGCGGTTCAGAGCCTTATTCACCCTTAAGAACCTGGGAG GTATTGAAGCTGTAGAATGGATCAGTAAAGCCTTCACTGATGAGTCTGCTCTGCTGAAGCATGAACTGGCCTACTGCCTTGGACAGATGCAGGATAGACATGCCATACCTGCTTTGACTGCTGTACTCAAAGACACACAGCAGGAACCTATGGTCAGACATGAagcag GAGAAGCTCTGGGAGCCATTGGTGATCCAGTGGTTCTGGATCTACTGAAAGAGTACAGTCAGGATCCTGTTGTAGAG GTTGCAGAAACGTGTCAGTTGGCCGTGTGTCGTTTGGAGTGGCTGCAGAGTAAAGGAGATAAACAATTAGAGGATGGAAGCACAGATAAGAACCCCTACTGTTCTGTAGACCCGGCCCCTCCAGCTGTTAGGAAGAGTGTGTCAGAGCTGCGCTCCATCCTCTTGGATGAGAGTCTGCCACTCTTTGAACGCTACCGTGCCATGTTTGCACTCCGTAACCTAGGCAACAAGGAGGCAGTGCTGGCACTAGGAGACG GCCTGCAGTGCTCCAGCGCTCTGTTCCGTCATGAGATCGGCTATGTCCTGGGTCAGATGCAGCACCCAGCAGCAGTACCAGCCTTGCGTGCAGCTCTGGAGCTTTCTGATGAGAACCCCATGGTCCGGCACGAGGCGGCCGAGGCTCTCGGCTCCATCGGGAAAGAGGAATGTCTGACTGTGCTGCAGCAGTATCGTGGAGATAAAGAACGCGTGGTCAAGGAGAGCTGTGAGGTTGCTCTCGATATGCTGGAGTACGAAAATAGCGACCAGTTCCAGTATGCAGATGGTCTGGTTAGGTTACAAGGTTAA
- the rsph4a gene encoding radial spoke head protein 6 homolog A: MDAPDKQQDSSQQSVQAAAAFKAFMLKNSIKSNLNLYDHLTQVLMKVMDERPQNVVDVIEDISCDVKRGLFEDKWSTLRDLPQTTAAELLAEHQRLLFARPEEADHEEELVETPLPNVSEIGFYMEQAGVGLGREEMQRVFLALKQLVESQGLQRCRLWGKILGKESSYIIAEADYREGEEEEEQNNGEAAEEEEREAEALENENEMDPLPQSIYKPPPSVPKEAIGTGTNKFLYYVCKEPGLPWVKLPTVSPAQITVARQIRKFFTGRLDAPVVSYPPFPGNEANYLRAQIARISAGTQVSPQGFYQAGEEEGDEDEEAPRDSYEVNPDFEGLPVSEMSESLSTWVHHVQHILQQGRCTWVNLAVKPGEESNEEGEAEEKEEEPDEPEPEVGPPLLTPLSQDAEMFNTPPWSSKMSSTLTSQHAVAVVRSNLWPGAYAYACGKKFENIYVGWGLKYSGEGYNPPVPPLPQKEYPSGPEITEALDPTLEEEQALQEALEEQQAAQEEMAETDEEEEDDD; the protein is encoded by the exons ATGGACGCTCCGGATAAACAGCAGGACAGCAGTCAGCAGAGTGTACAGGCTGCTGCCGCCTTCAAAGCTTTCATGTTGAAAAACAGCATCAAAAGTAACCTGAACCT CTATGACCACCTCACCCAGGTGCTGATGAAGGTCATGGATGAGCGTCCACAGAATGTGGTGGATGTGATTGAGGATATAAGCTGTGATGTGAAGCGGGGATTATTTGAAGACAAGTGGAGCACCTTACGAGACCTTCCACAGACTACAGCTGCTGAGCTGCTGGCTGAACATCAGCGCCTGCTGTTTGCAAGGCCAGAAGAAGCTGACCATGAGGAGGAACTG GTGGAAACACCACTTCCTAATGTAAGTGAAATTGGCTTCTACATGGAGCAGGCTGGAGTTGGTCTGGGCAGAGAGGAGATGCAGAGAGTCTTCCTGGCACTGAAGCAGCTGGTTGAGTCTCAGGGCCTTCAGCGGTGCAGACTGTGGGGAAAGATTCTGGGCAAAGAGAGCAGCTATATCATTGCTGAAGCTGATTACAGAgagggtgaggaagaggaagaacaaaaCAATGGAGAAGCAgccgaggaagaggagagagaggccgaGGCTCTTGAAAATGAGAATGAG ATGGATCCACTTCCTCAGTCGATCTATAAACCCCCACCATCTGTACCGAAGGAGGCAATAGGAACAGGCACTAACAAGTTTCTTTACTATGTGTGCAAAGAACCTGGTCTACCTTGGGTAAAGCTTCCTACAGTCAGTCCTGCACAGATCACTGTTGCTCGCCAGATCCGTAAATTCTTCACTGGGAGACTGGATGCTCCAGTTGTTAGCTACCCGCCTTTCCCTGGGAATGAAGCCAACTATCTGAGAGCGCAGATTGCTCGAATCTCTGCTGGTACTCAGGTCAGCCCCCAGGGCTTCTACCAGGccggggaggaggagggtgatgaggatgaggaagctCCCAGGGACAGCTATGAAGTGAATCCTGACTTTGAAGGTCTTCCAGtttctgaaatgtctgagtCTTTGTCTACCTGGGTGCATCATGTTCAGCACATCCTGCAGCAG GGTCGCTGTACTTGGGTGAACCTAGCTGTGAAACCAGGGGAAGAGTCTAATGAGGAAGGAGAGgctgaagagaaagaagaggagccTGATGAGCCTGAGCCAGAGGTTGGACCCCCTCTGCTCACTCCCCTTTCCCAAGATGCAG AAATGTTCAACACCCCTCCCTGGAGCTCCAAGATGTCCTCCACTCTCACCTCTCAGCATGCAGTAGCTGTGGTGCGTTCCAACCTCTGGCCAGGAGCATATGCATATGCTTGTGGAAA GAAGTTTGAGAACATATATGTTGGATGGGGTCTGAAGTATTCAGGGGAAGGGTACAACCCACCAGTCCCCCCGTTACCACAGAAGGAGTATCCCAGTGGACCAGAAATCACAGAGGCTCTGGACCCAAcactggaggaggagcaggcaCTGCAGGAGGCTTTAGAGGAGCAGCAAGCAGCTCAGGAGGAGATGGCAGAgacagatgaagaagaggaagatgatgactga
- the lonp1 gene encoding lon protease homolog, mitochondrial, protein MGTWMKLLGAGRQLHTNSTLLKLNWSGAFRTGSSRYPLTDTPGLRRLYTTTGTTQRPTALLAGCRLTAAPHRWMRVGSVLRGHTALLTPIYPRYTIQDRAFGNRASVAGFSGEDGGDSAGSGGEESGGDGGASYSGPQMTALTPMMVPEVFPNVPLIAVSRNPVFPRFIKIIEVKNKELMELLRRKVRLAQPYAGVFLKRDDSNESDVVESLDAIYSTGTFVQIHEMQDLGDKLRMIVMGHRRVRITKQLELEVEPEEAAASSPLWSESESESQTKPPARRKAKRNRKDQASTPAEQLEDKIAEADLSPELKPLPSSNILMVEVDNIQHEQFTVTEEVKALTAEIVKTIRDIIALNPLYRESVLQMMQAGQRVVDNPIYLSDMGAALTGAESHELQDVLEEINIPKRLYKALSLLKKEFELSKLQQRLGREVEEKIKQTHRKYLLQEQLKIIKKELGLEKEDKEAIEEKFRERLKDRTVPQHIMDVINEELNKLGLLDNHSSEFNVTRNYLDWLTSMPWGTNSEENLLLDRANEVLEEDHYGMDDVKKRILEFIAVSQLRGSTQGKILCFYGPPGVGKTSIARSIARALNRQYFRFSVGGMTDVAEIKGHRRTYVGAMPGKIIQCLKKTKTENPLVLIDEVDKMGRGYQGDPSSALLELLDPEQNANFLDHYLDVPVDLSKVLFICTANVIDTIPEPLRDRMEMINVSGYVAQEKLAIAERYLVPQLRSLCGLTEEKASISSEALSLLIKQYCRESGVRNLQKQVEKVFRKVAFSIVSGKQTTVSVSPDNLQDYVGKPLFTVDRMYDVTPPGVVMGLAWTAMGGTTLFIETSLRRPPGGADSKGEGSLEVTGQLGDVMKESAKIASTFARTFLMTQQPENHFLVNSHLHLHVPEGATPKDGPSAGCTIVTALLSLATNQPVRQNVAMTGEVSLTGKILPVGGIKEKTIAARRAGVTCIILPSENKKDFSDLPDYITEGLEVHFVDHYSQIYPIVLPHNKL, encoded by the exons ATGGGGACCTGGATGAAGTTGCTCGGTGCTGGCAGACAGCTGCATACTAATTCCACTCTGCTTAAACTAAACTGGTCCGGAGCGTTCAGGACCGGCAGCAGCCGCTATCCCCTGACCGACACACCAGGCCTGAGGCGGCTCTACACCACCACCGGCACCACCCAGCGACCCACAGCCCTGTTGGCTGGCTGCAGGTTGACCGCTGCACCGCACCGATGGATGCGTGTTGGGAGCGTCCTCCGTGGCCACACCGCTCTGCTCACACCGATCTACCCACGTTACACGATCCAGGACAGAGCGTTCGGTAACCGGGCTAGCGTTGCGGGTTTCTCCGGAGAGGACGGCGGAGACAGTGCGGGCTCAGGGGGAGAGGAGTCCGGGGGAGATGGGGGAGCATCATACAGTGGACCTCAGATGACAGCTCTCACCCCCATGATGGTACCAGAGGTGTTTCCCAATGTGCCACTGATCGCTGTCAGCAGAAATCCTGTGTTCCCCCGCTTCATCAAGATCATAGAG GTGAAGAACAAAGAGCTGATGGAACTGTTGAGGAGGAAGGTTCGGCTGGCTCAGCCATATGCTGGAGTCTTCCTCAAGAGAGATGATAG TAATGAGTCAGATGTGGTGGAGTCTCTAGATGCCATTTACTCTACAGGGACCTTTGTTCAGATTCATGAGATGCAGGACCTGGGAGATAAGCTGAGGATGATCGTCATGGGACACCGCAG GGTCCGGATCACAAAACAGCtggagctggaggtggagcCTGAGGAGGCAGCAGCATCATCCCCCTTGTGGtcagagtctgagtctgagtcccAGACCAAACCTCCAGCAAGACGCAAAGCCAAACGTAACCGCAAGGACCAAGCCAGTACACCAGCAGAGCAGCTGGAGGACAAG ATTGCAGAAGCTGACCTGAGCCCAGAGCTGAAGCCCCTGCCCTCCTCCAACATCCTGATGGTGGAAGTGGACAACATTCAACATGaacagtttactgtcacagaggaagTCAag GCATTGACAGCGGAGATAGTGAAGACCATCAGGGACATCATCGCACTCAATCCTCTCTACAG agagtcAGTCCTCCAGATGATGCAGGCTGGTCAGAGAGTGGTTGATAACCCCATATACCTCAGCGACATGGGAGCAGCTCTGACAGGAGCAGAGTCACATGAACTACAGGACGTTCTGGAGGAGATCAAT atCCCCAAGCGTCTCTACAAAGCTCTGTCTCTGCTCAAAAAGGAGTTTGAGCTCAGTAAACTACAGCAGCGACTGGGacgagag GTGGAAGAAAAGATCAAGCAGACGCACAGGAAGTACCTGCTGCAGGAGCAACTCAAGATCATTAAGAAG GAGCTGGGTCTGGAGAAAGAGGATAAGGAAGCCATCGAGGAGAAGTTTAGAGAGAGACTCAAAGACAGGACTGTCCCTCAGCACATTATGGACGTCATCAATGAAGAACTCAACAAACTGGGACTGCTGGACAACCACTCCTCAGAGTTCAA tgtgacCCGTAACTATCTGGACTGGCTGACCAGCATGCCATGGGGCACCAACAGTGAAGAGAACTTATTACTAGACAGAGCCAACGAGGTTCTAGAAGAAGACCATTATGGAATGGATGATGTTAAGAAACGTATATTG GAGTTTATAGCAGTGAGCCAGCTGCGTGGCTCCACTCAGGGGAAGATCCTGTGTTTCTACGGTCCTCCTGGTGTGGGAAAGACCTCCATCGCTCGCTCAATAGCCAGAGCCCTCAACAGACAGTACTTCAGGTTCAGCGTGGGAGGAATGACCGATGTGGCTGAGATTAAAGGACACAG GAGGACATATGTTGGAGCGATGCCAGGGAAGATTATCCAATGTCTAAAGAAAACCAAGACAGAGAACCCTCTGGTACTAATAGATGAG GTGGATAAAATGGGTCGTGGTTACCAGGGTGATCCATCCTCAGCACTGCTGGAGCTTCTGGATCCTGAACAGAACGCCAACTTTCTTGACCACTACCTGGATGTTCCTGTCGACCTGTCAAAG GTTCTGTTTATCTGCACGGCCAATGTGATTGACACTATCCCAGAGCCGCTCAGAGACAGGATGGAGATGATTAATGTGTCTGGATACGTGGCCCAGGAGAAGCTGGCTATCGCTGAG aggtaCTTGGTCCCTCAGCTGCGCTCTCTATGTGGGCTGACTGAGGAGAAAGCCTCAATCTCATCTGAAGCCCTCAGTCTGCTCATCAAACAGTACTGCAGGGAGTCTGGAGTCAGGAACCTGCAGAAACAAGTGGAGAAG GTTTTCCGTAAGGTGGCGTTCTCCATCGTCAGCGGGAAACAAACCACAGTGAGTGTTTCCCCTGACAACCTGCAGGACTACGTGGGTAAACCCCTTTTCACAGTGGACAGAATGTATGATGTCACACCCCCTGGAGTGGTTATGGGTCTGGCATGGACTGCTAtgg GAGGGACAACGTTGTTCATAGAGACATCACTGAGACGTCCTCCTGGAGGAGCAGACTCAAAGGGAGAGGGATCACTGGAGGTCACAG GTCAGCTGGGTGATGTCATGAAGGAAAGTGCTAAGATAGCGTCAACCTTTGCCAGAACCTTCCTGATGACACAGCAACCAGAAAATCACTTCCTGGTCAACTCCCACCTACACCTGCATGTCCCTGAG GGAGCGACTCCCAAGGACGGACCAAGCGCTGGCTGCACCATTGTCACCGCACTGTTGTCCCTTGCAACGAACCAGCCAGTACGTCAGAATGTAGCCATGACTGGTGAGGTGTCACTGACTGGGAAAATACTGCCAGTGGGAGGAATCAAAGAGAAAACTATCGCT GCTCGTCGTGCTGGTGTGACGTGCATCATCCTGCCATCTGAGAACAAAAAAGACTTTTCTGACCTGCCAGACTACATCACTGAGGGCCTGGAGGTCCACTTTGTGGATCACTACAGCCAAATCTATCCCATCGTTTTACCACACAACAAGTTGTAA